One part of the Thermococcus radiotolerans genome encodes these proteins:
- a CDS encoding 30S ribosomal protein S8: MTLLDPLANALSHITNSERVGKKEVYLKPASKLMGEVLRVMQENGYIGEFEFIDDGRAGIYRVQLIGKINKAGAIKPRFPVKAREYEAWEKRFLPAFEFGILIVSTSQGVMTHKEAIEKGIGGRLIAYVY; this comes from the coding sequence ATGACTTTGCTTGACCCGCTGGCAAACGCGCTTTCGCACATAACCAACAGCGAGAGGGTCGGAAAGAAGGAGGTCTACCTCAAGCCGGCCTCCAAGCTCATGGGAGAGGTTCTCAGGGTTATGCAGGAGAACGGCTACATCGGTGAGTTTGAGTTCATAGACGACGGAAGGGCAGGCATCTACAGGGTGCAGCTCATAGGAAAGATCAACAAGGCTGGAGCGATAAAGCCGAGGTTCCCCGTCAAGGCCAGGGAGTACGAGGCCTGGGAGAAGAGGTTCCTTCCGGCCTTCGAGTTCGGTATCCTCATCGTCTCGACCTCCCAGGGCGTCATGACCCACAAAGAGGCCATCGAGAAGGGAATCGGCGGAAGGCTGATAGCCTACGTCTACTGA